The following proteins are encoded in a genomic region of Amycolatopsis sulphurea:
- a CDS encoding NAD(P)H-quinone oxidoreductase, with protein MQAITIREPGGPDVLEWTEVPDPRPGPGEVLLEVVASAVNRADLLQRQGNYPPPPGASQVLGLECSGVIAELGEGVEGWQVGDEVCALLAGGGYAEKATVPAGQLLPVPGEVETITAAGLPEVACTVWANVVMHAGLREGQVLLVHGGAGGIGTHAIQVGKALGATVAVTAGSPERLESCRQLGADVVINYKEQDFVEVLRAETNGADVILDNMGAKYLDRNIDALAMDGRLVVIGMQGGVKGELNLGKLIGKRAGVYAAGLRFRPLEQKAAIVAEVRERLWPLVEQGSVAPVVGQVVPMAEAASAHRMLEEGTVFGKVLLAAKS; from the coding sequence ATGCAGGCGATCACGATCCGCGAACCCGGTGGCCCCGACGTGCTCGAATGGACCGAGGTGCCCGATCCGCGCCCCGGCCCCGGTGAGGTGCTGCTGGAGGTCGTCGCGAGCGCGGTGAACCGGGCCGATCTGCTGCAGCGGCAAGGAAACTACCCACCTCCGCCCGGTGCCAGCCAGGTCCTCGGCCTCGAATGCTCCGGCGTGATCGCGGAACTCGGCGAAGGCGTCGAAGGCTGGCAGGTCGGTGACGAGGTGTGCGCGCTGCTGGCCGGCGGCGGGTACGCCGAGAAGGCCACCGTGCCCGCCGGGCAACTGCTCCCGGTGCCCGGTGAGGTGGAGACGATCACCGCGGCCGGGCTGCCCGAAGTTGCCTGCACCGTATGGGCAAACGTGGTGATGCACGCCGGTCTCCGCGAGGGTCAGGTCCTGCTGGTGCACGGTGGCGCGGGCGGGATCGGCACGCACGCCATCCAGGTCGGCAAGGCGCTCGGCGCGACCGTCGCGGTCACCGCGGGTTCGCCGGAGCGGCTGGAGAGCTGCCGCCAGCTCGGTGCGGACGTGGTGATCAACTACAAGGAGCAGGACTTCGTCGAGGTACTGCGGGCCGAAACGAACGGCGCCGACGTCATTCTCGACAACATGGGCGCGAAATACCTCGACCGCAACATCGACGCACTCGCCATGGACGGGCGGCTCGTCGTGATCGGCATGCAGGGCGGGGTGAAGGGCGAGCTGAACCTGGGCAAGCTGATCGGCAAACGCGCCGGCGTGTACGCGGCGGGGCTGCGATTCCGTCCGCTGGAACAGAAGGCAGCGATCGTCGCCGAGGTGCGGGAGCGGCTGTGGCCGCTGGTCGAGCAAGGTTCGGTGGCGCCGGTGGTCGGCCAGGTCGTGCCGATGGCCGAGGCCGCTTCCGCGCATCGGATGCTCGAAGAGGGCACCGTGTTCGGCAAGGTCCTGCTCGCCGCCAAGTCCTGA
- a CDS encoding cysteine desulfurase-like protein: MAFDVARIRGLFPALGDGWIHFDGAVGMLVPEQVASAVSTAMRAPVSGPGGAFPASQRAESIVTAARRAVADLVGADPATVVLGPSSSVLLRRLVDALAERWTIGDEVVVSRLDEEANIAPWRRAAKRVGAVVRWGEIDIETCELPAWQYENLVSARTKAVAVTLASGSVGTRPDVPTVIEFAKRVGALVVVDATYAAPFVPLDLQELGADVMVVSAQAWGGPAVGALVFRDPELLERISSVSLEPNARGAARLELGAHPYPLLAGLVASIDYLAGLDDAATGSRRERLVTSLGSAKSYQAGLLAQLSTELRSLRHVMVIGDAMRRIPSLAFTVANKKAPEISEYLASQGLCAFADDGSGGVFASLGVAEVGGAVRIGLAHYSNVFEVNQLVRVLEELR; the protein is encoded by the coding sequence ATGGCGTTCGACGTCGCTCGTATCCGCGGACTGTTCCCCGCACTGGGGGACGGCTGGATCCACTTCGACGGCGCCGTCGGGATGCTGGTACCGGAGCAGGTCGCCTCCGCGGTCTCCACCGCGATGCGGGCCCCGGTCTCTGGGCCGGGCGGTGCCTTCCCGGCCTCCCAGCGCGCGGAGAGCATCGTCACCGCGGCGCGGCGGGCGGTGGCCGATCTGGTCGGGGCCGATCCGGCCACGGTGGTGCTCGGGCCGAGTTCCTCGGTGCTGCTGCGCCGCCTGGTCGACGCGCTGGCCGAGCGCTGGACGATCGGCGACGAAGTGGTCGTGTCCCGGTTGGACGAAGAGGCCAACATCGCGCCGTGGCGCCGGGCCGCGAAGCGCGTCGGGGCCGTGGTGCGCTGGGGCGAGATCGACATCGAGACCTGCGAGCTGCCCGCCTGGCAGTACGAGAACCTGGTGTCCGCGCGGACCAAGGCGGTCGCGGTCACGCTGGCCTCCGGTTCGGTGGGTACCCGCCCGGACGTGCCGACGGTGATCGAGTTCGCCAAGCGAGTGGGTGCGCTGGTCGTGGTCGACGCCACTTACGCGGCCCCGTTCGTCCCCCTGGACCTGCAGGAGCTGGGCGCGGACGTAATGGTCGTGTCCGCGCAGGCGTGGGGCGGGCCGGCGGTGGGCGCGCTGGTGTTCCGCGACCCGGAGCTGCTGGAGCGCATCTCCTCGGTCTCGCTTGAGCCGAACGCGCGCGGCGCGGCCCGGCTGGAGCTCGGCGCGCACCCGTACCCGCTGCTGGCCGGGCTCGTCGCGTCGATCGACTACCTGGCCGGGCTGGACGACGCGGCGACCGGTTCCCGCCGCGAGCGGCTGGTGACCTCGCTGGGCTCGGCCAAGTCGTACCAAGCGGGACTGCTCGCGCAGCTGTCCACCGAGCTGCGCTCGCTCCGGCACGTGATGGTGATCGGCGACGCGATGCGCCGGATCCCTTCGCTCGCGTTCACCGTCGCGAACAAGAAGGCGCCGGAGATCTCGGAGTACCTGGCTTCCCAGGGCCTGTGCGCGTTCGCCGACGACGGCTCCGGCGGCGTGTTCGCGTCGCTGGGAGTCGCCGAGGTCGGCGGCGCGGTGCGGATCGGGCTCGCGCACTACTCGAACGTCTTCGAGGTCAACCAGCTGGTACGGGTCCTCGAAGAGCTTCGCTGA
- a CDS encoding bacterial proteasome activator family protein, with protein MEHMSEPNFRTSGAGGDDSAPHVMVVGPDGVPVGTTPVTPEGEPADAVGDLVEEPAKVMRIGTMIKQLLEEVRAAPLDDASRDRVREIHQTSVRELEEALAPELREELERLVRPFTDDRTPSDAELRIAQAQLVGWLEGLFHGIQTALFAQQMAARVQLEQMRRGLPAGPSGMVPGRPGEGPGISGTGQYL; from the coding sequence ATGGAGCACATGAGCGAGCCGAACTTCCGGACTTCGGGCGCAGGCGGTGACGATTCGGCACCGCACGTGATGGTCGTAGGTCCGGACGGAGTTCCGGTCGGCACCACACCGGTGACCCCTGAGGGTGAACCCGCCGACGCGGTTGGCGACCTGGTCGAGGAACCGGCCAAGGTGATGCGCATCGGCACCATGATCAAGCAGTTGCTGGAGGAGGTCCGCGCGGCACCGCTGGACGACGCCAGCCGGGACCGGGTCCGCGAGATCCACCAGACCTCGGTGCGCGAGCTGGAGGAGGCGCTGGCCCCGGAGCTGCGCGAGGAGCTGGAACGGCTGGTCCGCCCGTTCACCGACGACCGCACGCCCTCCGACGCCGAGCTGCGGATCGCGCAGGCCCAGCTGGTCGGCTGGCTGGAGGGCCTGTTCCACGGCATCCAGACAGCCCTGTTCGCCCAGCAGATGGCGGCCCGGGTCCAGCTGGAGCAGATGCGCCGCGGCCTGCCCGCGGGGCCCTCGGGCATGGTGCCGGGGCGGCCCGGCGAGGGGCCGGGGATCAGCGGGACCGGGCAGTACCTCTGA
- a CDS encoding polysaccharide pyruvyl transferase family protein — MSASESRTGLPQSTDSRPLYYLVAPVGHPNYGDELITAGWLRYLAETAPEADVWVDTHSPGPATVLLDGLHPRAKFTDTLWRLCWEAPDEDPWRAAAWVREAVHNPGMMPRLHHGIELLSRVDVIHVVGGGYINKLWPKQIGLLAGAAATVERSGGRAAMTGHGLLPVCDDVIPLVRALTDHFEVVDVRDDASAELLGVQTGLDDAFLALRPEQYEAAEDLPEVMLCLQSDLVEVGVGALAGAVLAMLRAWKVPGHKVGVVEGVPRVDREVFALFERELPGARFYPFSHIWTHGLPAAPHQTWISTRFHLHMLAAAAGASGVAVSIHPDYYATKHRSLEALGSNWTLLEDLSQVPERPTAGGYRPELLDQFRSSKRVLAAQVYAPVVRPVPEPEAPQPEPPAPEPSARARWSRRWRA; from the coding sequence ATGTCGGCCTCTGAAAGCAGGACCGGATTGCCGCAGTCCACCGATTCGCGCCCGCTCTACTACTTGGTCGCCCCCGTTGGTCACCCCAACTACGGCGACGAACTCATCACGGCCGGCTGGCTGCGATACCTCGCCGAAACGGCACCGGAAGCCGATGTGTGGGTCGATACCCACTCTCCCGGCCCGGCCACCGTTCTGCTGGACGGCCTGCACCCACGGGCGAAATTCACCGACACGCTGTGGCGGCTGTGCTGGGAGGCGCCGGACGAGGATCCGTGGCGCGCCGCCGCTTGGGTGCGCGAAGCCGTGCACAATCCCGGCATGATGCCGAGGCTGCACCACGGCATCGAATTGCTGTCGCGGGTGGATGTGATTCACGTGGTCGGCGGCGGCTACATCAACAAACTGTGGCCGAAACAGATCGGTCTGCTCGCGGGTGCCGCGGCGACCGTCGAGCGTTCGGGCGGCCGGGCCGCGATGACCGGGCACGGGCTGCTGCCGGTCTGTGACGACGTGATACCGCTGGTGCGCGCGCTGACCGATCACTTCGAGGTGGTCGACGTGCGCGACGATGCGTCCGCCGAGCTGCTGGGCGTGCAGACCGGTCTCGACGACGCGTTCCTGGCGCTGCGCCCCGAGCAGTACGAGGCTGCCGAAGACCTGCCCGAGGTCATGCTGTGCCTGCAGTCGGATCTGGTCGAAGTGGGCGTCGGGGCGCTGGCCGGTGCGGTGCTCGCGATGCTGCGGGCCTGGAAGGTGCCGGGGCACAAGGTGGGTGTCGTGGAAGGCGTCCCGCGGGTCGACCGGGAAGTGTTCGCGCTGTTCGAACGAGAGCTGCCCGGCGCGCGGTTCTACCCCTTCTCGCACATCTGGACGCACGGGCTGCCCGCGGCCCCGCACCAGACCTGGATCTCCACCCGCTTCCACCTGCACATGCTCGCCGCGGCCGCCGGTGCGTCGGGTGTCGCGGTCTCGATCCACCCGGACTACTACGCGACGAAGCACCGGTCGCTCGAAGCGCTGGGGTCGAACTGGACGCTGCTGGAGGACCTGTCCCAGGTCCCGGAACGCCCGACCGCCGGCGGTTACCGTCCGGAACTGCTGGACCAGTTCAGAAGCTCGAAGCGAGTACTGGCGGCGCAGGTCTACGCGCCGGTCGTCCGCCCGGTGCCGGAACCGGAAGCGCCCCAGCCTGAACCGCCGGCGCCCGAACCGTCGGCGCGGGCCCGGTGGTCGAGGCGCTGGCGCGCGTAG
- a CDS encoding ABC transporter permease, whose translation MHATSTVHAAEPEVSTQAPPSSDRKTFSRAIADLKEGLAARELWTHLGWQDIRQRYRRSVIGPFWITISQGVIALGLGLLYSQLFHTPIQVFLPYLSTGFIIWGFIQGCLTEGMETFIANEGMIKQLPAPLSVYVLRTVWRQTLLLAHNMIVYVVLLIIFFSALDDPYSLGTKEGFPDGACAPGLFCHPGLSWSILLAIPGFVLLALTAGWASLLLGIISTRFRDIPQVINSLVQLLFYGTPIVWPVDQLLNGGSRSGVSWALPFIKANPLYHYMQVTRSPLIGQSVAWTSWVVVGSITVVGWGLALVAMRNYRSRVSYWV comes from the coding sequence GTGCATGCCACCAGCACGGTTCACGCAGCCGAACCCGAGGTTTCGACGCAGGCTCCGCCTTCGTCGGACCGTAAGACCTTCTCCAGGGCGATAGCCGACCTCAAGGAGGGCCTCGCAGCCCGCGAGCTGTGGACCCACCTGGGCTGGCAGGACATCCGGCAGCGGTACCGCCGCTCGGTGATCGGGCCGTTCTGGATCACCATCAGCCAGGGCGTCATCGCGCTCGGGCTGGGACTGCTGTACTCGCAGCTGTTCCACACGCCGATCCAGGTGTTCCTGCCCTACCTCTCCACCGGCTTCATCATCTGGGGCTTCATCCAGGGCTGCCTGACCGAGGGCATGGAGACGTTCATCGCGAACGAGGGGATGATCAAACAGCTCCCCGCGCCGCTGAGTGTCTATGTGCTGCGCACGGTCTGGCGCCAGACCTTGCTGCTCGCGCACAACATGATCGTCTACGTGGTGCTGCTGATCATCTTCTTCAGCGCGCTGGACGACCCGTACTCGCTTGGTACCAAGGAAGGCTTCCCGGACGGCGCGTGCGCGCCCGGCCTGTTCTGCCATCCCGGGCTGAGCTGGAGCATTCTCCTCGCGATCCCCGGTTTCGTGCTGCTCGCGCTGACCGCGGGCTGGGCCTCGCTGCTGCTGGGCATCATCTCCACCCGGTTCCGCGACATCCCGCAGGTGATCAATTCCCTGGTGCAGCTGCTGTTCTACGGCACGCCGATCGTCTGGCCGGTGGACCAGCTGCTCAACGGCGGTTCGCGATCGGGTGTGTCCTGGGCACTGCCGTTCATCAAGGCGAACCCGCTGTACCACTACATGCAGGTGACCCGCTCCCCGCTGATCGGCCAGTCGGTCGCCTGGACCAGCTGGGTGGTGGTCGGCTCGATCACCGTCGTCGGCTGGGGGCTCGCGCTCGTCGCCATGCGCAATTACCGCTCCCGCGTCTCGTATTGGGTGTGA
- a CDS encoding ABC transporter ATP-binding protein, protein MVSIDVYNAYVDFPIFDAKTRSMKKRVLGKVGGRIGTDQKVPIIEALHDVSISLREGDRVGLVGHNGAGKSTLLRLLAGIYEPTRGSSRIQGRIAPVFDLGIGMDPEISGVENIIIRGLFLGMSAKEMEKRVDDIAEFTELGDYLQMPLRTYSTGMRVRLALGVVTSIDPEILILDEGIGAVDAAFLNKARDRLKDLVKRSGILVFANHSDEFLMELCDSAIWMDEGHVKQHGSLREVLTAYKGRDPYENMSQEGLERLGVTAAPTTNGGE, encoded by the coding sequence ATGGTCAGCATTGACGTCTACAACGCTTACGTCGATTTCCCGATCTTCGACGCGAAGACGCGGTCGATGAAGAAGCGGGTGCTCGGCAAGGTCGGCGGCCGGATCGGCACCGACCAGAAGGTGCCGATCATCGAGGCACTGCACGACGTGTCGATCAGCCTGCGCGAGGGCGACCGGGTCGGCCTGGTCGGGCACAACGGCGCGGGCAAGTCCACGCTGCTGCGGCTGCTCGCCGGGATCTACGAGCCCACCCGCGGTTCCTCGCGGATCCAGGGCCGGATCGCGCCGGTGTTCGACCTCGGCATCGGCATGGACCCGGAGATCTCCGGGGTGGAGAACATCATCATCCGCGGGCTGTTCCTCGGCATGAGTGCCAAGGAAATGGAGAAGCGGGTGGACGACATCGCGGAGTTCACCGAACTCGGCGACTACCTGCAGATGCCGCTGCGCACCTACTCCACCGGCATGCGGGTGCGGCTCGCGCTCGGCGTGGTCACCTCGATCGACCCGGAGATCCTGATCCTCGACGAGGGCATCGGCGCGGTCGACGCGGCGTTCCTCAACAAGGCCCGGGACCGGCTCAAGGATCTGGTGAAGCGCTCCGGAATCCTGGTGTTCGCGAACCACTCCGACGAGTTCCTCATGGAGCTGTGCGATTCGGCCATCTGGATGGACGAGGGCCACGTGAAGCAGCACGGCTCGCTGCGCGAGGTGCTCACCGCCTACAAGGGCCGCGATCCGTACGAGAACATGAGCCAGGAAGGCCTCGAACGGCTCGGCGTCACCGCCGCGCCCACGACGAACGGCGGCGAATGA
- a CDS encoding glycosyltransferase yields MTSETRQLPDGAVVGVVVTRHRRELLADSLKIIAAQTRPVDHLVVVDNGPDQPARDVVANYPLPVTYLPSHRNLGGAGGFALGMLHALALGAEWVWLADDDGRPADEHVLAILLEEAEKRGLAEISPVVANIDAPAKLAFPLRRGLTWKRSPAELGTDFLPGIASLMNGALFRASTLDVTGVPDLRLFFRGDEVELHRRLVRSGLPFGTSLRTTYLHPDGSDEFKPMLGGKFHAQDPENEVKRYYTYRNRGFLLSQPGMRKIGALEVLRFGLYFVGVKRDPKAFLQWLKLVRQGRAERFYRY; encoded by the coding sequence ATGACCAGCGAGACCCGGCAGCTGCCCGACGGTGCGGTCGTCGGCGTGGTGGTCACCCGGCACCGCCGGGAGCTGCTCGCGGACTCGCTGAAGATCATCGCCGCGCAGACCCGCCCGGTCGACCACCTCGTCGTGGTGGACAACGGCCCGGATCAGCCGGCCCGCGACGTGGTGGCGAACTATCCGCTGCCCGTCACGTACCTGCCCTCGCACCGGAATCTCGGCGGGGCAGGCGGATTCGCGCTCGGCATGCTGCACGCGCTCGCGCTCGGCGCGGAATGGGTGTGGCTGGCCGACGACGACGGCCGCCCGGCGGACGAGCACGTGCTGGCGATCCTGCTGGAGGAAGCCGAGAAGCGCGGGCTGGCCGAGATCTCCCCGGTGGTGGCGAACATCGACGCACCGGCGAAGCTGGCCTTCCCGCTGCGCCGCGGGCTGACCTGGAAGCGCTCGCCCGCCGAACTCGGCACGGACTTCCTGCCCGGCATCGCCTCGCTGATGAACGGCGCACTGTTCCGTGCGTCCACTTTGGACGTGACCGGGGTGCCGGATCTGCGGCTGTTCTTCCGCGGCGACGAGGTGGAACTGCACCGCAGGCTGGTCCGCTCCGGGCTGCCCTTCGGCACCTCGCTGCGTACCACCTATCTGCACCCGGACGGCTCGGACGAGTTCAAGCCGATGCTGGGCGGGAAGTTCCACGCGCAGGACCCGGAGAACGAGGTCAAGCGTTACTACACCTACCGCAACCGCGGTTTTCTGTTGTCCCAGCCGGGAATGCGCAAGATCGGCGCGCTGGAGGTACTGCGCTTCGGCCTGTACTTCGTCGGCGTGAAGCGCGATCCGAAGGCGTTCCTGCAGTGGCTGAAGCTGGTCCGCCAGGGCCGGGCGGAGCGGTTCTACCGCTACTGA
- a CDS encoding ESX secretion-associated protein EspG, which translates to MPYSFSLSPAAVDLLLAELGLGQAPVPFTVPHVGITTGERAAIRDAVFRDLDGRGLLRRGSLDDDIALALRTFARPAVAVSAAAQLHGEQLFARVASSGQYAVLVRQDGGMFAFEEVRPTNIVPVIVDLLPLTPAAPGQSVTVVRPAKKQRQGDSYDPFAGVSAPRTHNPQLRAAERIFEKPRLGVGEFSMYVRDENGRERALPPLAWFDTEAGRYLLSTRDSGDGDRWLTYSPADNARIAQQLFTQLEGYSVNA; encoded by the coding sequence GTGCCGTACTCGTTTTCGCTTTCGCCGGCGGCAGTCGATCTTCTCCTGGCCGAGCTGGGGCTCGGCCAGGCCCCGGTGCCGTTCACAGTGCCGCACGTCGGCATCACCACCGGGGAACGCGCGGCGATCCGGGACGCGGTCTTCCGCGACCTGGACGGCCGTGGCCTGCTTCGTCGCGGTTCGCTCGACGACGACATCGCGCTGGCGTTGCGCACCTTCGCCCGGCCCGCGGTCGCGGTGTCCGCAGCGGCGCAGCTGCACGGCGAGCAGCTGTTCGCGCGGGTTGCCTCGTCGGGGCAGTACGCGGTGCTGGTACGCCAGGACGGCGGGATGTTCGCGTTCGAGGAGGTCCGGCCGACCAACATCGTCCCGGTGATCGTCGACCTGCTGCCGCTGACGCCTGCGGCGCCTGGCCAGTCGGTCACCGTCGTACGCCCGGCGAAGAAGCAGCGCCAGGGCGACAGCTACGACCCGTTCGCCGGGGTGAGTGCTCCGCGTACGCACAACCCGCAGTTGCGCGCCGCGGAGCGGATCTTCGAGAAGCCACGGCTCGGCGTGGGCGAGTTCAGCATGTACGTACGCGATGAGAACGGCCGTGAGCGGGCGCTGCCGCCGTTGGCCTGGTTCGACACCGAAGCGGGCCGTTATCTGCTCAGCACCCGTGACTCCGGCGACGGCGACCGCTGGCTCACCTATTCGCCTGCGGACAATGCCCGTATTGCCCAGCAGTTGTTCACCCAGCTGGAAGGCTATTCCGTAAACGCCTGA
- a CDS encoding glycosyltransferase, producing MPGKAAPVAETAPAGETRFAEHAPQGRLTAQRWLFAGPAPIVSKDLYAEVEQGNALRERGSVSLEPSAKVTGNTYFGRFPASYWQRWTTATEVSLEAVVSGDGLLSVGASDLEGDARVVAAEQVSGAQGRKVALTAKLDKFHDGGALWLDLETEGGQTLRVEQARWTVDAPEKIRPTAVTICTMNRADDCLKNLQALAADVHSLDTLDAIYVADQGTDLVESRDGFAQVVKDLGDKLHYIKQPNLGGAGGFTRGLYEVAGHTATEHANVLFMDDDVLLEPDLVVRMTAFSNRTANPIIVGGQMLNLLHPNQLHVGAEYARLNTLEPGQPVQHSLTTADLLGVDEETGAPNRQERRLDAGYNGWWSCLIPYEVVKAIGYPMPFFFQWDDAEYSYRAREYGFPTVTLPGAGVWHADFHWKDWDEWHRYFNLRNSIITAALHSPFNLNLLSRVLLAQLVRYLLGMQYGLSATLIKAVEDFLEGPEVLRDGGVAAMKEIRRIRDQYPETKRHKATDVPGIASNDIGIINSAPRPSMQRLVLIKRVLDRVLGRSRFGLGAVPVDEAHWWHIALFDTVVVTDASQEGVRVRSYDKIKMFELAKRGAKTIQRLRKEGLAVQEQYKRAMPELTSRENWQRLYEL from the coding sequence ATGCCCGGTAAAGCAGCCCCGGTCGCCGAGACCGCCCCCGCGGGCGAGACGCGGTTCGCCGAGCACGCACCCCAGGGCCGGCTGACGGCCCAGCGGTGGCTGTTCGCCGGTCCGGCGCCGATCGTCAGCAAGGACCTCTACGCCGAGGTCGAGCAGGGCAACGCACTGCGTGAGCGCGGGAGCGTGTCGCTGGAGCCGTCCGCGAAGGTCACCGGCAACACCTACTTCGGCCGGTTCCCCGCCTCGTACTGGCAGCGCTGGACGACCGCGACCGAGGTCTCCCTCGAGGCCGTGGTGAGCGGGGACGGGCTGCTCTCGGTGGGCGCCTCCGACCTGGAGGGCGACGCGCGGGTGGTGGCCGCCGAGCAGGTGTCCGGCGCGCAGGGCCGCAAGGTCGCGCTCACCGCGAAGCTGGACAAGTTCCACGACGGCGGCGCCCTGTGGCTCGACCTGGAGACCGAGGGCGGCCAGACACTGCGCGTCGAGCAGGCCCGCTGGACCGTGGACGCGCCGGAGAAGATCCGCCCGACCGCGGTCACCATCTGCACCATGAACCGCGCCGACGACTGCCTGAAGAACCTCCAGGCGCTCGCCGCGGACGTGCACTCCCTCGACACCCTGGACGCCATCTACGTCGCCGACCAGGGCACCGACCTGGTCGAGTCGCGGGACGGCTTCGCGCAGGTCGTCAAGGACCTCGGCGACAAGCTGCACTACATCAAGCAGCCCAACCTCGGCGGCGCGGGCGGCTTCACCCGCGGCCTGTACGAGGTTGCCGGGCACACCGCCACCGAGCACGCGAACGTGCTGTTCATGGACGACGACGTGCTGCTGGAGCCGGACCTCGTGGTGCGGATGACGGCGTTCTCCAACCGCACCGCGAACCCGATCATCGTCGGCGGCCAGATGCTCAACCTGCTGCACCCGAACCAGCTGCACGTCGGCGCCGAGTACGCCCGGCTGAACACGCTGGAGCCGGGGCAGCCGGTGCAGCACTCGCTGACCACCGCGGACCTGCTCGGCGTGGACGAGGAGACCGGGGCCCCCAACCGGCAGGAGCGCCGGCTCGACGCCGGGTACAACGGCTGGTGGTCCTGCCTGATCCCGTACGAGGTCGTGAAGGCCATCGGTTACCCGATGCCGTTCTTCTTCCAGTGGGACGACGCGGAGTACTCCTACCGGGCGCGCGAGTACGGCTTCCCCACGGTGACCCTGCCGGGCGCCGGCGTGTGGCACGCGGACTTCCACTGGAAGGACTGGGACGAGTGGCACCGGTACTTCAACCTGCGTAACTCGATCATCACCGCGGCGCTGCACTCGCCGTTCAACCTGAACCTGCTCTCCCGGGTGCTGCTGGCGCAGCTGGTGCGGTACCTGCTGGGCATGCAGTACGGGCTGTCCGCGACCCTGATCAAGGCGGTCGAAGACTTCCTGGAGGGTCCTGAGGTCCTGCGTGACGGCGGGGTCGCGGCGATGAAGGAGATCCGCCGGATCCGTGACCAGTACCCGGAGACCAAGCGGCACAAGGCCACCGACGTGCCGGGTATCGCGTCGAACGACATCGGCATCATCAACAGCGCGCCGCGGCCGAGCATGCAGCGCCTGGTGCTGATCAAGCGGGTGCTCGACCGCGTGCTCGGCCGGAGCCGGTTCGGCCTCGGCGCGGTGCCGGTCGACGAGGCGCACTGGTGGCACATCGCGCTGTTCGACACGGTCGTGGTCACCGACGCCTCGCAGGAAGGCGTGCGGGTGCGCAGCTACGACAAGATCAAGATGTTCGAGCTCGCCAAGCGCGGCGCCAAGACCATCCAGCGTCTCCGCAAGGAGGGCCTGGCCGTGCAGGAGCAGTACAAGCGCGCGATGCCGGAGCTGACCTCGCGGGAGAACTGGCAGCGCCTCTACGAGCTCTGA
- a CDS encoding GtrA family protein, producing MVATEPQSETTPATPAGPGLLGQLIRFGLIGGFCALLDLGTYSLLRAIGMDAVPWVDVARACSFVVGTTTAFFLNRRFTFAGGRRDGGAQIGGFVLLYVVTFFVAVGVNQLMLHVLAESAWQSTLAWVVSQAGATVINFVMLKWVVFRERPVKEN from the coding sequence GTGGTGGCTACCGAACCGCAGAGTGAGACGACGCCGGCGACTCCGGCGGGCCCCGGTCTGCTGGGGCAGCTGATCCGCTTCGGCTTGATCGGCGGGTTCTGCGCCCTCCTCGATCTGGGGACGTATTCGCTGCTCAGGGCAATCGGCATGGATGCCGTACCGTGGGTGGACGTGGCCCGTGCGTGCAGCTTCGTGGTGGGCACGACCACCGCGTTCTTCCTCAACCGCCGGTTCACCTTCGCCGGCGGCCGCCGGGACGGAGGCGCCCAGATCGGCGGCTTCGTCCTGCTTTACGTGGTCACGTTCTTCGTCGCGGTCGGCGTGAATCAGCTCATGCTGCACGTGCTGGCGGAGTCGGCGTGGCAGTCCACGCTTGCCTGGGTGGTTTCGCAGGCCGGCGCTACGGTGATCAATTTCGTGATGCTCAAATGGGTCGTGTTCCGTGAACGGCCGGTAAAGGAGAACTGA